The genome window TCTATGGAAATTTTTCTACCTCTGACAAGGGTGCTAGGTAATCAGACCTAACTGGTTTAGAGTTTACCTTATCAAGTATCACTGAATCTGACTTCTGTGATACAGGACTTTCAATACTCAGTTAAACTTCCTCTTTTTCTTGAGCTATAACAGGCTCATTTTGAACTTCATCCACCTTGGGCTCCAATGTCTTTCCGCTTGGCAAAGTGATTGCTTTGCAATGTTCTTTCCCTGAAATTCTTGGATTTTCAGAATCGTTGGGAAAAGCTCTTTATGGTTTATTTTGAAGTTCATTGGTTACATGATCCATTTCATTCTCCAGATTTCTTAAAGTGGCATCATTATTCgctatgtatgccttcaacaGATTCTCAAGATCACTTGAAGATTCAGTTGGTGGGGGTTGTTGCACTTGTTGAGAATATCTTAGTGTATAATTTGGTCCAAACGGCATAGAAGAGTCGTTATGGTCCGCCCATTGATTACTCCATGGAGAAATTGGATGATTTTTCCATGAAGAGTTGTAAGAATTTGATTGTAGACCattccaattctgatttccCATGCAATATTTTGACTCTTGATTCGATGggcaattttaaaagaaatggcCATCTCCATAATATTCACAAGAAATATTCTTGAACTGGTTCGGCTGCTGACCTGTCATATTACCGTTGAAACCATCAGTAGTTATGTTCTTAAGCATAGAAGAAATAGAGGATACCTGGGCCGCTAAAGAAGCAACTGTGTTCACTTTATGTACTACTGCTACTCGGTCGGTTGGCCACTGATAGTTATTACCGGTAATTCCTTCAATAATCTCATAAGCAAtgttataagacttagaaagaaTGGCTCCATTTGTCGAATCATCCATCATCATTCTAGTATGAATATTAAGACCAATACAGAAAGTCTTCATTTGAACATAGTAAGGAATGCTATGATGAGGGCACTTTTGTAATAACTTCTTGAATCGCTCCCATGcctcatataaatatttttcatcaagTTTTTGAAATGAAGTGATTTCATTTCGGGTCTTGGCAGTCAAAGATAGaggaaaatatttcattaagaaaCGTTCAACCAACTCTTGCCATGTAGTTATGAAACCGAACGGTAGGGAGTTCAACCATGCTCGTGCTCTATCTCTTAAGGAGTATGGAAAAAATATCAGTCTCAAGGCATCCTCGGCCACCCTGACTAGTTTAAATGAGTCGCTCACTAACATGAATAGCCAAAGATGAATATGTGGATCCAATAGGAACCCTAGTAAATTGACTCATATTTTGCAACATTTGGAACATGACCGACTTCAACTTGAATTGTTGTGCCTCAATTTTGAGTCTCCTAATACTCGAATTGAGCTCGTTAAATAGAGGAATGACATATTATCGAATGGCACAGTTTCTGTCATCGACAACAATGATCAAATTGTGAGTATTGTAAGCGAATGTTCCTCATggattttagttttgattttttaaattcatctcTTCGGTCCTTCTTTGGTTCGCTTGTCTTCTCCtttgtttgaaatttctttcaatttcaaagtCTACAAGGAGTAAGTCAATAAtttgatcaatactcataaacacctaaaacaaacacacaaaaatagaattaaaatttaacagaaaaaatagaccaaaatgcaaaattaacaatttcacaaataatgtcTTTTAAAACAATCCtcagcaacggcgccaaaaacttggaacaatagaaatgtgcaagtgtacactatcacaacaagtaataaagtgacaagtaaatgtcaagttatcgtacccatagggattgtgaaagaaaaatatttatgaaatgtaaatcaaacactttggtgatgggaaaaatattttgttttgaagaagtgctgtaaaaactaaaaattaactaagtaataaaaaagtaaaaatttcaatgcacgatttcaaaaagatgagttttaatcaatatgacataattgtgccagatcaattacattccttaacttataattactaaacccatgttcatgttgttatgaatattttcacGGCAACgtggtaatttgttaactatcgcaaatacatacttactaaattaaccatctcttgaacatttttcaatgtaaatttaaacaattaatcaatcttcataagaacatataagattaagtgaggtaaaaatatatttctatattgaaacaatttaatcataataatcttgcaagttatggaaggctaatgtatcatttaataccgtcgctaatttaaccttcaccatcttagaagattaaacatgcaacAATTAAATACTAtgtcaattaattttaatttcattatgtttaataattaattcattcattaccttacattttataatgcaagtataacataagcatagttttttaattaaacaactTACCAAGAcatataacaacacaaacataattttaaatattcaagtGGACAGAATACAATCAatctaacatgaattaatttaatccattttaattaGAACAAGAACAAAACAATTATTCATATTCATGATCACAACATacacaagaaaattaaagagaagggaTCTAGGAAGCAAATCCAGTATTTCTCTAAAGCCAGACTAGTGCGCTCATCTTCTTCTCTACTCGTTCTATTAAACTGAGGCCTGCACGAACAATTGAATGATGATATTCCAAGGTGGAACACGACTTTTTTTTCAAGAGGGAAATCGACAAGGGaaatggacaagaaataggtaaaaacaaaggaaagaaagtgagtgaaagagagagagatgtgTTTGCGAATGAAGGTGTGTTGAGTTAATAGGtgaagggggtatttataggtgggagtggctactaaaaataacaaataattagCATCCACACACTGCCCTTGGCCGGCCATACATGGAGCaaagtttgaatgtttcaaactttgctaaatttagcttaggGCAAATCTTCAAAGGCACaaaaagtggaggggtttgaatagGATTTTAAGGAAACTTGAgagatattttgaaattaatttaatcagaTAAATAAGTTGATATGGTCAGCTTATTGGGTCAGTTTTGGGCTGCAAATTTTCTTATTGGATCAATTTCAATGCTTAGCACACTAGGCCATTTTCTCCTTTaggctttatattaatttttaacccaatttaacttggataaaaatgaaatataaagtatataaaattatcatcatTTGGACCGACCTTGgctggaaaaatatttaatattgcCCTTGGTTCACTTGATGCAAAAATTCCTCAACGGTTTAAGCCTTCCAAGGTATCTATCAagccaattttcaccttttgtgcaaaagtgtcgaaaataaaccaaatttgtgaaaaattattattacaataattaaaatttaatatgttaataatttaagtacaaattgattattttataattaaagtgtgaattttgacaaaatttactacgaaactgcatgaattagagctcaaaaggtgctgaaaaagtcaatatattttcttgtttccaATAGCCCATAAAAAGATAAGGCaagaagttacccgattgattGTGTTTGTTCTAACAACTAATGGAGGGTGCTTCCTCCTTTGATCGTGTAAAGCTTGAATTGTTTGTGCCTCCTTCATGttgggttcctacatagaaatcataaacaaaatacaaaactaATTGTCCATTATTACTACTATTCCTAACtactcgaaaaaaattaaaatcatccaatTAATACAATCCTCTCTAAactagcaaaaattaaaatttaatcctccTCCGAATCATCGAGAGGAGAAGCACGCATTTGCTCTATTGGTGCCTTACCCTTGCCCTTTTTTGCGTGGAGTATTATGGTTGGAATGTTACCTCATACTCGCCCTCCGCCCCGGGGTATTCTTGGGCAAGACATTCCTCCTCAGTATTGGCCCCCTTATCATCTTTCTCATGAATCGGTGCCAAGCTGAACATATCCAAAGGGTAATTCAGAGCTCATAAGCATTCATTCTTGCAAATTCTTAGACCACAAGTCCCGTCCCCTGCATCCATCTAATCATTCCATCGAGCTTTGCTTCTATGCTTCCACCGACTCCTCTTCTAGcctttaaatgatttttttcatttgagtGATGCTAGAAAATCCATCTTCCACTTATTCCTTTGGTTTCATTCAATAATTTGCTTTCATTGAAGCTCAATGTGTTGTGTGCATAATGAGTATCCAATTATGTTCCTCGTTGGCTTCATGAACTGCTCATTTTTGGTCATTGGCACTTTTGCCTTTTGGCATAGTGCCGTCACAAGATGAGGAAAAAAAGTTTAGTTTTCTGGCTCTGTATGCATTGTTTCATTTCTCAGAAGATCCAACGCCCTAAACAGATTTGTTTACGCTGCAAAATACCATATCGCAAAACAGCTCAAATGACATTAACGTTAGAAACATTTAATACAAGTGAAATTTTGGTGCTAATGAATTGTATCCATATTTTGGCGATAGGAAACATAATCTCCTAATTGAAATTTGTTGGTAGCCTAGTATTTGGCCTATAGTTCCAACTACCCCTATCTTGAGTCAAATATTTTATGACACTATCCATATctatgttttcaaatttatccaaatcaGTACTAGTGAGAAAATCGCTTTCATAATATGGAGTGtcataaaattcacatattGCGTTAGGAGTTAAGGGGACTTCCACCCATTGAACCAAAACAACAGTTACATAAATCTTGGTTCCATATCtaattatctaatgtttaagCGAAGCATAAAATTCATAGACTATGGGGACTACAATGTTCTCTTTAAGAGTAACACAAAATTGCTCCCAATGATGGTACCGAACTAAAGTCCAAATTTCTTTGCAATGGACCATGGAGGGTTCGAACCCTCTCTCCTGTATAAGATGTCTCTCCTATACAAGGTGTTGATCCAATCATGAGTTCAAAAGCATCCAAAGATTCACTCCTCAACTTAGCAAAtgtttgttattttcattttgaacttagTTTATAAATGACATGTTCCTAAGTTAATAGGTTGacttatgagtcaaatatgttattttgtCTAAGTGGTacattttggttagttttgaacCTATGAAGTTTTACTTATTGAATTTCAATGATAATAGATTATTGGATTAGTATGCATGTTTATAAGTATTAAGTTAATTATACAACTATGTTTAGTTGtaatgtattaattattatgattttagaatGTTTTGATCATGAccttaaatgttaaattgatgtttatgTAATAGGTGAATGTTGGCCTTAGTTAGGTAGGGAATGATCACCATTCATAGctttaaaatgttgattttagGCCAATTTTACATTAGACTCTCAAGATATCTAGAGCATGTCTCAGGACAACAAGAATCAAAATGTGTTGGAAAATTCAAGTTAAGAAATGGTTTATTGTAACAGTGgaagtttaaaaaatttctaaatcaaatcggttttttatatttatagtaataaaattttattgaaaattacaCGTGCGTTGTGCAAGATGGGTTTGAATTGTTcctggctttcaaccaaatggtCTTCTCCACTATACTCGTACCCCAAATTTCAACAAGTGTAAGCTCGAACAACACAAACCAAACACAAAACAAGAAACAATTTTACAACTTTCAATGGGAAAGTAATTTTCTCACTAGAAACTGGTAAAAATCGTAAATCCTAGAAAGtagaatttattctaaaaaaataaattcacatTACTTTCTCACAAAATAGTGATAGATGAAAACTTGTGTTAGTAGCTCTActagtgtcatctatttatagcgAGATATGTGAGAATCCTAGTTTACCAAGACTTACACAAatactatttattaaataaaaaaactcccTTACTCCAACTAGGAGAGAGGGGGGTGACACATGCTCTTAAATCCCCTTAGGATTGTTGTCCCTCACATGTCATAGGAGGGAAATTGGGCCTTTCATGTATTGAATCCAATTATATATGTTTCCTAAACTTtgacccaacactttataatttaatccaactgaatatttgttttctatttcccagaattaaatattatttatttgattaattaaattaactaaactaatttctcaattaaataattttctcaacccaattctaattacATTAGAGTCTTGACAACTTTATCGTAAAATAAtctatgaggaaatatatttaatttccatattcaatgaattcataatgactaattaatttaattttaattttgaaatttaattatttaattataattaattaaataataattcaaaatattaaattaattctcaagtcatttctatacttagtgagaaaataCATTCATATGTAATTGCAACCTATTTCTCTAACTTCATCATTTGCAaacatttatgttcatttggttctacattcaatccatttatggtttcaacgagctagtgaaaggaccaattggacatatataataagggataaaataatttataattaagttccagctttttgcatattaattataaacttattcaaTCACGAAGTCATTCCTCTATAGTATCGAGACTAAGCTCTCCCTAGttacataccattatgaaagctcCATAATCAGTgttcgtccaatgaccttgtcataattgtgtaagtattttcttccatttttctttgcgtgcaaaaatATTTAGGACAATGTACAAAGGATATTAATCTATTTAAcggatatttttattaaaccaatttgtttgaaaaatataagtatacaaaacgaatatactacacttaggtcACTAGATCCAATAGTCTCTCAtttgccctagtgaagtagatgagtTATATTTCGCATTCCCTTGCCTTCTACATGTTTCTCAAAACTCTTAACTAATGGAGTCTTGGTAAATAGGTCCGCAAGGTTGTCTTCAGATGCGACTTCGACTACATCCATTGCTCTGTCTGCTTTTACTTCCCTTATGATGTGATACTTTTTATCAATATGCCTTGTCCTCTTACAGTTTTTGGTTTCCTTGGTGTTTGCTATTGTTGCACAGTTATCATAATACTGTGTGATAGTTTTTTTCATACTAGGAACTACTTCAAGATCTGGAAGGAACTTTCAAAGCcatattgcttctttttttGGCTCAGAAGTAGCCACATATTCGGCTTCCATAATAGAGTAAGTAGTACAACTTTACTTGACACTGCTCCATACTATGGACCTGCCACCTAGGAGAAAGACACAACTCGACACATTTGGAAGTCAAAATCGGTATAACTGATATGAGCAAGATCTCCTCCGAAaaacacaagcatataatccatTGTTCTccgtaaatacttgagtatatgcttaaaTACTTCTTAGTTTCTTAGATCGAGATTTGTTTGATATCGACTCCCCAACCTTATTACGAAACATATATTTGGACGTGTGCAtaacatagcatacatgagacttcTTATTGTCGAAGCATAAAGAACCTTTCTTATGTGTACTTTTTCTTTGATTGTCTTAGGACACttccaaagaaagatgaaaacttgATATAGAAGGTTAAGTTCCCTTCTTTGAATCGATCATTGCATAACATTCCAATATCTTGTCTATGAATAAAACTTGTGATTATGGCATCGCTTTGTTTTTTTCGATCATTTAGGATTCGAATTCCTAGAACGAAGTTAGCTTCTCCCAAGTCATTCATGATAAATTGTTGAGTTAACCACAATTTAACCGATGATAATGTCACTACACCGTTTCCATTTAGTAgaatgtcatcgacatataaAATGAGAAATATCACCTTTTCATCCCTAATacatttataaacacaaggttcatctacATTTTGCTTAAATCCAAAAGTTTTGATCAAGTGATCAAAACTTTGATTCCATAAGTGGGATGCTTGCTTAAGTCTATATATGGATCTAAGTAGATTGCAAACTTTATATACATTTCCTTTAGTTATATATTTGGTGGGTTGCATCATATATAGATGCTTTCTTCAAGATATTCGTTCAAGAATGCtatcttgacatccatttgtcAGATATCGTAATTAAGAGTCGTCACAATGGATAACAATATACAGATTGACTTGAGCATGACAACTGGAGAGAATGTTTCTTCATAATCGATACCTTCTTTCTGAGTATACCATTTTGCTATAAGTTTAGCCTTATAACTTTCCACTTTTCCATatgtatttcttttcttcttgtagatccacttaaACCATATGAGTTTTATCCCTTTCGATAAGCTTACAAGTTCTGTGAGACCTCATACTCGACCCGATTATCGAATTCGAGTATGTGACACCACATTACGTTGTTGAAGCAACTCAAACTAATTCGACATAATTTCAATAGCATAACCAATAAATcctttaataaaatcatttacaTGCATTCGTAGTATATAATACTCTATTTCATCTAATTATAAGGTTATGATATGTTATTAGGACTCAAATCCAAACTCAAATGTCAAAATTCAAACTTATGTCTCGAGATAGGGGTTTTCGTGTCTCGAGACAAgtcataaattattttgaaatttttagctttgaaGTTAGCATGTTTCAGGACACTGCATTTTGTGTATAGAGGCAAGATTTTTTATGTATCATGACTAGGTCTGGAGGCCAATCCTCCCCCCCCCCCCGATTTTCCTAATTTTGCTTCGACGTTTTAATGTCTTAAGACAAGGGGTTACTGTCTTGAAACTATCTAACTTCGATGTTCTTTTGTTTCGAGACAAATGACAAAGACCAATTCTCTTGAAACTATACAAATATGTCTCAAGACCTCAGActcttaaattcaaattttaaatgaattttgttCTAGCGATCTCAAGACGTGACCAAATGgtcaaattcattcattttgaaatgttcaaacaaaatttaacattgaaaatcaaaaacaaaaactattAATCTTTGGAAGAGTGAGAAAAgagaaggaagagaagaagcgaggagtgagaaaaaaaaacgacaaaagaaaataaattatatgaatttaatttatttaaactaattagcatttaaaaattttaaattctttatttttatgcattaggaTTTTGCTACctagtaattaaattaaccGTATATGTTCAATAATATTGAGAGCAATTTGTCTAACTTTTGTTgagttattatatatataaataaataaattttattaagttatatgtaaacaaaaatagttaaatttatgtgctgaattgaaaaaaaatcaagaaaaagtgTTTTGAGTTcttgtattaaatattaatagaaaaatatatgatatattaTTGGTGGAATTTTTAGacttcataaataaaattaaaatgatgacaaatatcttataaaatataataaaataattaaaatataaaaatatgacacaGGACAACTTTTAAAGTGGAATTAAAAAATTCCACCGTTTTTATATGAAATGCTAAACCaatgcaaatatatattaaacgTAAATTGTAATTGTAATCAAAATGGTAACTGAGAAAGAATCCAAATTAATTGTTGACCGTCAGATGAGATAATAGAATATGACCGTTTGAAACGCTCCAGTCCCCAccgaaaatttaaattttaaacaagttATAAAGTTTTGGTCAATACCCTGTTTCTCTCTGAATCTGTGCATTTTCTTTTCTgcaagggaaaaaaagaaaagatatctTTGAATCATGTCGAAGATGAAATATGATAGTAAACCTCCACTTGCTGCTAAATCGCCTATCCGCCTACGACCCCGTCGCTCCCTTCCATCAAACTCTGCCTCCCTGCAAACCCCTCCaggttcttttttcttttcttttattataaacCATTAAtagttttcatttcatttcatcttaTTTGTTCCTTTTTTGTTAAAGGTTCTTTAACGAGATCCCAGAAGCCGATTCTTACTTGGGGCATTGAAGAATCCGAGATTCGACCCGAGTACCGCTCTATTTCTTGTGAGTTACGAGTTTTGGCTCGGACGGTTAGAGATGAACTTGGAAATGGGGAAACGGAAGCCGCTGGTTTAGGCAAGAAGACTGTTCTCAGCGTCACCAATTCTTGTCCAGTGTTCGAGAGAGGTCGGTTTTACGAGGAATACTCGGCGAGAAGAAACGAGAGGCTTAAGACGAAGAAAGGCGAAACCCAGAATGAATCAAAGACTGGGCACCATCTTGGAGTAACGGTTGAATCATCAAAAAGAAGAGGGTCGTCTAAGAAGCTGGAGAGCTTGAGGAAGTCGGTGGAGATTCAGACACCAAGGTACCTGCTCCGAAGCATGAACAAAGAGAATAAGAAGCCTCCTCTCCCTGTCTCTGTCACTGCCActcaaaagaaaacaagagCTGGTAAGCTCTGAAATTTGGGATTCTATTCAAGCATTTGAATATCAACCATAGATTTTTTTTCATCTCCAAACTATGTTTCCTTCTGGTTGCTCTACCAGATGTTTGTTTCTCAATATTTGAATATGAACAGATGCTCAAATGTTATCCTCTATTCATTCACTAATTTCTTTCAGCTGATCCTTGACGACTGAGCAATAATAATAGCTTAGGGGATTTGCATCTCATTCCTCAATAACCCAAAAACTAACCAGAAATAACAATAACCGGCAAATATAACAAGGACTAGTTTGGCATTGTTTTTTAAGTGCTCTTAAAAAGTCCTTCGAAAAAGTGGTTTTgaggtttaagatttaagtgttaaatattattgttaaaaagtgtttttaataaaaaaaatatccatGTTAAGCATAGTGCtataatgtaataaataaacatttaaataatgttaaaattagttaatattataatattttaataataatataaaaataatttattgttaatattttaatatatgaaaataaaatttaaatatttttaaacaattaatcaaaGAGGAAAGTATTATGTGTTGGAGCGGTAAAACGTAATGAAACTGTCAAAatacttttgaaagaaaaaaattaaaaattttaacttctacGAGAATagtgcttttgaaaaaaatcaatttttttcttcaaaattgcttGTTTAGCATTCTTTTTTTGCTTCAAAAGTGGTTTTCATGTCAAAAATACTTCTACAAAACACTACTAAACACAGCTGAAGAAAGTTTGTTGTTAAGCCTGTAAAATGCAATCCCCTAGGTTTTGCATCTTCAATTCCATTGAATAACATCTTCAATCCAGTAGCAAAATACCAACTACATTAGCCATCAAAAAGTCAGGATACAAAGGAACTTGTAAGAGCTAAGCCATAAAAATTGTTCGCTGCAAAGCTTACGCGGCCAATCTCAGGGCTCATGTTGTGACCAAAAGATATGAAAGGCCTTTAAGATACTCTATAATTTCTGATCCACCAAGCTTTGAACTTCCGAACACTCTATCAACAAAAGTTATTGGAACCTGTAAATGGTAGAAAGTCAAAATCAATGAAAATGCAAAGGATTAAATAAGTTGTTTAGCTGCACGGCTTATTGATGTACGAACTGCAAATCTTATAAGACTTAAAGAAGGGACAGGAAGAAAACCAAAACCATACGAGCAAACTCCAATGTAGAAAATATCTGTACAATCTGGTTCAACACAAGACATAACATAACTAAGTGGAAGAGTTTATATATACAAGTAAGCaattacattacattacaatGGGATCATGGGGAAGGGGTTTATAGACACAGGGATTGAATCCTAGACCTTTTCCCAATCAACTTGAAACCCACACACGACTGGCAAGTGGAAGAGTTTATGATGCTCCCTATAATGAAATCCAATTgacaaagaaaaatatgaaagtcGTCTTTGCAGAGATATAGTTGAAAGAATAATCTGACTACAAGTGATCAGCATCCAAGTTAGTTGTCGAAGCTGACAACCAAGTGAACTAGTCAATGATAAAAACAGTTCATTTGAAGTTGGACTATCTGTCTTCATAAGAATGCAACTAAGAAATTAGTTATACCTCTTCAATGTGATAACCTTTTCTTGAAGCCCTAACAATCATCTCCATTTGAAATACATATCCCTTGCTAACACAGGAGCTAATGACATCTTCAAGCACTGATTTCTTATAAAGCCTTcaatagaaggaaaaagaattgtCAGCAATAAAGCTACGAGCCTATGACAGTCTGAAATGGTCACTTCTTGAAATCAGTTCTTACATACCTGAAAGAGCCAGTTAAGTCTGATACACCAGGCCACAAAAGAGTTTGTGCAAGAACATTGGCTCCCCTACTTGTTAGCTTGCGCATCAGACTCCATCCATGCACGCCACCACCTTTGACATATCGTGTTCCGGTAACTATGCTGG of Gossypium raimondii isolate GPD5lz chromosome 3, ASM2569854v1, whole genome shotgun sequence contains these proteins:
- the LOC105793851 gene encoding uncharacterized protein LOC105793851, with translation MSKMKYDSKPPLAAKSPIRLRPRRSLPSNSASLQTPPGSLTRSQKPILTWGIEESEIRPEYRSISCELRVLARTVRDELGNGETEAAGLGKKTVLSVTNSCPVFERGRFYEEYSARRNERLKTKKGETQNESKTGHHLGVTVESSKRRGSSKKLESLRKSVEIQTPRYLLRSMNKENKKPPLPVSVTATQKKTRAGKL
- the LOC105793850 gene encoding dolichol-phosphate mannosyltransferase subunit 1; this encodes MEQKNKYSIIVPTYNERLNIALIVYLIFKHLRDVDFEIIVVDDGSPDGTQEVVKQLQKLYGEDRILLRPRPKKLGLGTAYIHGLKHASGNFVVIMDADLSHHPKYLPCFIKKQSETGASIVTGTRYVKGGGVHGWSLMRKLTSRGANVLAQTLLWPGVSDLTGSFRLYKKSVLEDVISSCVSKGYVFQMEMIVRASRKGYHIEEVPITFVDRVFGSSKLGGSEIIEYLKGLSYLLVTT